TGACAGGAGGCTACAGGTTTTTCAACAACCTAAAAGACGTAAAGGAGGTAATAAGCTTAGAAGAGCCGGATATAGTAGAGTTGCATGGAACCTACCTCATAGCTCCGTACATAGTTGGAGAAGGTTACAGGCTTGTCATCTTCTACCACTCAGACGCCGAGAAGGAGCTAAAGCTCTTATACATGCCTCAGATAATAAGAAACAAGCTTATGAAGTCTGTGATAAATGCCCTCAAGTGTGCCGACGCTGTCTTGGTACCAAGCCAGAAGTACCTAAACATACTAAAGGAATGGGGTGTTGAAAAAGTTCACCTTGTACCTTTAGGTGTTGACTGTGATACCTTCTCACCTTCTGCCAGAGACCCATACTTTGATAAGCTCTTAGGGGTAGACCCACACAGGACCATAAAGCTCCTCTACGTAGGAAGGCTCTCTAAGGACAAGAACATAGATACTCTACTTGAACTTTTAGACTTCTTAAACCCAAGACTCTTTTCCATGGTGGTAGTAGGAGCCGGGCCCCTTAGCTCCACGATCGAGAAGGAACAAAAAAGGAGGACAAACCTCTTCTATATGGGTCACATAAGCTCAGAGGAAGAGCTGGCCAAAATATACGCAAGCTGTGATATCTTTGTAAGTGCTTCCGAGTACGAGACCTTTTGCTTTTCCTTCGTGGAAGCACAGGCCAGCGGTCTTATAGTGTGTGCCTTCGACCTTAACTTAGAGACTCAACTCATCAAAGAGACCCTTTCCAGAGACTTTACAGCCCAAGGACTTGCCCATACCGTTTACAGAGCAGCTGATCTTCTCTCGCCAGGTTTGAGAGGATACCTTCACATAAAAACAAAAGAGCTCTTCCGTTGGGAAAAGAGCTTTTCAAAGCTCCTAGAAGTGTACGAAGTATTAACAGGATTACGCCAAAATTTATAAAAAAATACTTACTACTTATATGGTTATGTAGTAAACAGCTATTATAAACCGTACTTATGCATTAATAACGAGAATTTAATTGACCTTAGGGCACCTGTGAATAGAATAATGAATGCTATGAAGAGCCTGCTACTAAGCCTGCTTCTTTGCCTTTTTGCCTTTGCATCAAACTGGTACTCTGACGTTTCTAAAGGTATCGACATTGCAAAGAAGGAAAACAAACTAGTCCTCTTTTACGTGTACTCAAAGCATTGTCCTTACTGTAAGTACATGGAGGAGTTTGTCCTCTCAGATCCAGATGTGGATCAGAAATTAAGGGAATACGTAGTGGTGGCCGTAGACGTATCCTCAGACATGGGTCAGGAACTGGCAAAAAAGTACGGAGTAGTTGGTGTACCGTCTTTCATCTTCTACGACCCATCAAAGGATGTTATCATCTCCAAGAGGTTTGGTTCTATGTATAAAAGGGATTTTTTAAACATGCTTACTAATGTGTGCAAGCTCAGTCAGAAAAAAACCTGTTAGGAGGTATAGAAAATGGATAGGAGAAAGTTCCTGATGTTGTCAGCTTTAGGCGCTGGAATGCTTATGCTTTCACCCACGCTACTTGGTACCTCTTACGGTGCTGTGCCAGAGAAAGCACTAGAGGTGATAAAGGAAAAGGTGGGAGTACCTCTTGAGCAGATCAAGGAAAGCCCAGAGGTAACCCTCAAGGCACCCACCATAGC
The DNA window shown above is from Thermocrinis minervae and carries:
- a CDS encoding glycosyltransferase, with product MKVLAVAPYFHRKSGGIRRYILRRIKQLKDIQQVLVIPGKQKRVYHMDHVKVYEVPSFPIPLTGGYRFFNNLKDVKEVISLEEPDIVELHGTYLIAPYIVGEGYRLVIFYHSDAEKELKLLYMPQIIRNKLMKSVINALKCADAVLVPSQKYLNILKEWGVEKVHLVPLGVDCDTFSPSARDPYFDKLLGVDPHRTIKLLYVGRLSKDKNIDTLLELLDFLNPRLFSMVVVGAGPLSSTIEKEQKRRTNLFYMGHISSEEELAKIYASCDIFVSASEYETFCFSFVEAQASGLIVCAFDLNLETQLIKETLSRDFTAQGLAHTVYRAADLLSPGLRGYLHIKTKELFRWEKSFSKLLEVYEVLTGLRQNL
- a CDS encoding thioredoxin family protein, with product MKSLLLSLLLCLFAFASNWYSDVSKGIDIAKKENKLVLFYVYSKHCPYCKYMEEFVLSDPDVDQKLREYVVVAVDVSSDMGQELAKKYGVVGVPSFIFYDPSKDVIISKRFGSMYKRDFLNMLTNVCKLSQKKTC